One genomic segment of Aythya fuligula isolate bAytFul2 chromosome 5, bAytFul2.pri, whole genome shotgun sequence includes these proteins:
- the JDP2 gene encoding jun dimerization protein 2 has protein sequence MMPGQIPDPSLTAGALPGLGPLTGLPGTALTAEELKYADIRNIGAMISPLHFLEVKLGKRPQPVKSELDEEEERRKRRREKNKVAAARCRNKKKERTEFLQRESERLELMNAELKAQIEELKQERQQLILMLNRHRPTCIVRTDSIKTPESEANPLLEQLEKK, from the exons ATGATGCCAGGGCAGATCCCCGACCCGTCGCTGACGGCCGGCGCGCTGCCTGGGCTCGGCCCCTTGACGGGACTGCCTGGCACCGCCCTGACCGCCGAGGAGCTGAAGTACGCCGACATCCGCAACATCGGGGCCATGATCTCGCCGCTCCACTTCCTGGAGGTGAAGCTTGGGAAGAGGCCCCAGCCCGTGAAAAGTGAg CttgatgaggaagaggagaggaggaaaaggcgCCGGGAGAAAAACAAGGTAGCAGCAGCGCGATGTCGTAACAAGAAGAAGGAGAGGACAGAGTTCCTGCAGCGG GAGTCGGAGCGTCTGGAGCTCATGAATGCGGAGCTGAAGGCCCAGATAGAAGAGCTGAAAcaagagaggcagcagctgatCCTGATGCTGAACCGGCACCGTCCGACCTGCATCGTGCGGACAGACAGCATCAAGACACCCGAGAGCGAAGCCAACCCGCTGCTGGAGCAGCTAGAGAAGAAGTGA